The DNA window AAAAGAGCTCCACGTTATCGAAACGAAAGATTGTTTACAATCTTTGTTGCAAGGGAGGCAAGATTGAACTTCCCGAACTGAGAATTCCTCCTCCGTTCTTAGCTAAGTTGCTCCGATATGATGGTGATGCTAGGTCTAAGCGATTTCTTAGACAAATCCGCTCATACAATACTCTCTTTTCATTTACATCCCTAGGAGCTGACGTCGACAAATCGATAAATACAGGTTCAGCGCCTTGTGTTTTCAAGATAAATGGGGTTGTCCACCACCGTATAGGAAGCTTGCTTCCTCGCCGTGGGGCTCCACCGAAATTTGCGCAGCTATATATATACGACACTGATAATGAAACAAAGAATAGGCTTAATATGTTTGAGAGAGAACGATCAGATGATAGTGGTCCTGACAAAGACATTGTAGATAACCTAGGTGCAATGCTTGATGATAATAACGAGCTGGTCAAAGCTTTTTGATATGCAAAAGAGAGATTAGATGAACATGGTGATGAGGAGATCACTCTTAGGCTGATGGGCTGTAATGCGAAGGATGAAGTGCATTACAATCTGCCTTCAAGTGGTGAGATAGCTGCGATTGTTGTTGGGGATTgctcaaaaaaaacatatacatacGATGTATTAGTGAAATCTACTGACAATCGATTGCGTCAGGTCTCAGCTCTACATCCCTCATATATGGCGCTGCAATATCCATTGCTTTTCCCATATGGAGAAAGGGGCTACCACCTTGGCATCAAGTATACTGATTTCCCTAGCTTGCTACCTACTGCACGACGTTACGTGACGATGCTAGAATACTACAGGTATAGGATGCACTACAGACTTAACAAACCCAATCCATACACATGTTGTGGAAGGCTAAGCGACTCCTTAGTTGTAGATGCTTACTCCACTATTGAATCATCGAGGCTACAGTTTATAGCTGATCACCAACCAGACCTACGTACTGAGTGTGTGCAAGGCATTGTTGATGCAATTGACCATGGTCTTTCCACTGGAGATTCTGTTGGACAGAAGTATGTTCTTCCAACGAGCTTCACTAGTGGCAAAAGATATATGGTGCAGAACTATCAAGATGCGATGGCGATTTGCCGTGTATTAGGTGCACCTGACCTATTTGTGACATTCACGTGCAATTCGAAGTGGCAAGAAATTTATGATGCCCTTATTTACGATCTTGGCCAAGTGCCAAGTGATAGGTCTGATATGATAGTGCGAGTTTTTAATATGAAAGTTAACGAGTTTATAGCTGATATCAGAGAGGGCAACACGTTTGGTCCTGCCCATGTAGGTATGTTGCTTTTCTGTTGACCTAAGCAAGCACGCTCACATAAGTCCTTACATCTAGGTTTCGAATGTGCAGTTCTTTACACTGTGGAGTTCCAAAAATGTGGGCTTCCTCATATCCGTTGCATTGTGTGGTTAGCAGCTCAAAATGCTGATTTTAGTGCAGCGGTTGTGGACGGCTTCATCTCAGCAAAATTACCTGATGTATTTGCTGATCCTTTGGGTTATGCGTTAGTCGAGGAGTTCATGATACATGGCCCGTGCGGTGTAGACAATAAAACTTGCCCATGTATGAAAAAAGGTTCGTGCTCTAAACATTTCCCTAAAACATTCCAAGCTGAAACAATACTTGATGAGTTTGGGTTCACTGTCTACAAGAGAAGAGACGATGGTCGCTATGTAATTAAGAATGGTAAAAAACTAGATAATAGAAACGTTGTTCCCTACAATATGAAACTACTCAAAAAATATCAAGCTCATATAAATGTAGAATGGTGCAACAAATCAAACATGATAAAGTACCTTTTCAAGTATGTGACGAAAGGCTCTGATCGCACAAAATGCTATTTTGAGACATCAACCCAAAcaatgaacagatcaaatagtGAAAATAATGCTCCCAGGAACGAAATACAAGAATACATAGATGCTAGATTCCTATCTACATGTGAAGCTTTCTGGCGTGCCTATGAATTTGACATCCACTACAGACTTCCCTCCGTTGAACGACTCACGGTGCACTTACCAAACATGAACTTTGTTAGATATAAAAAAGGAACAGATCTTTCTGCATTGGTGAATAGTCCTGCTGCAAAGAAAACTATGCTCACAGAATGGTTTGAGGGTAACAAAAAACACACCTCTGCACATAATTTGACTTACTGTGACTTTCCAAAGGAATGGACATGGGATAGTAGTGCACGACATTGGCGCCCTAGAACTCCAAGCGAAAAAATTGGTAGGATATACTATGTAAGCCCGACTGCCGGGGAGCTATACTATTTGCGAATGCTTCTTATGATAGTCAAAGGTGCATGTAGCTATGCTGATGTCCGAACTTTCAATGGTGTGACATATTCTACATTTAAAGAAGCGTGCGAAGCTAGAGGGCTCCTTGACAGTGATAATGAATGGCATTTGCTTTTTGACGAGGCTATTTTGAGTGCAAATTCATACCAGCTTAGGCAGCTTTTTGTCACTGTTCTATGTTTTGCTCAGTAACCAATGTGCGTGAACTGTTTAACAAATACTGGGTTTTCTTTACAGACGACATCCAACATAGATTAAAAAATGCTCTTTCGAACCCTTCATATGTGGTGCCACACGACTAGTTATTAGCACTGCTTCTTAAGAACCTTGCTGATGTGTTTGCAAAGAGTGGTGGTTCCATAGCTGACTACGATCTTCCACAAACAAACAACATCCCAGACCATGTAGTTGGCAATAGAATCCTTGATGAAGAACTGGATGTTGACTGTGATGCTTTAGCCTCCCATGCAAAGGAATTGATCCCAAAACTGAACAGTGAGCAAAGAAAAGTATTTGATACTATAGTGGATTGTGTCAACGATGGCCGTCCTGGGTTTTTTTTCGTTTATGGCCATGGAGGTACGGGCAAGACATTTCTATGGAACACTATAATATCTAAAATACGatccgaaaaaaaaatcgttttgGCGGTGGCATCATCAGGAGTGGCTTCTTTGTTGCTCCCACGAGGACGAACAACACCCTCGAGGTTTAAGATACCAATTGAAATCAGTGAAACCAGCATATGTAGCATTCGAAGAGGCACCATGCTTGCTGACGTAATTCAAAAGACATCATTGATTATATGGGACGAAGCGCCAATGACACATAGACGTTGCTTCGAAGCGTTAGATAGGACATTGCGTGACCTACTTTCTGAGGAGGAACCTGCAAATGCTATTAGACCATTTGGTGGAAAAGTGGTAGTTCTTGGTGGAGATTTCCGCCAGATCTTACCAGTTGTACAAAAAGgttcaaaaacaacaataatTGATGCTTCGATAACGAACTCAATACTTTGGCCCCATATTACTCTTCTCAATCTGAAAACAAACATGTGGTTGCTTCGAAACGACCTTATGCAAATAGATAAGGATGAACTTGATAGGTTTGCCAAATGGGTGCTAGATATAGGCAATGGAACAGTTCCAGCGACAGTGAAAAACGACGAATCTGAGCCATCATGGGTTCAGATTCCTGATGACTTGCTGATAAAGACAGATGGTGAGAAAATACCTGCACTAATTAATGAAGTCTTTCCTGATCTATTGAATAACCACAGGAATCCTGAATACCTTTCATGTCGTGCCATTGTGTGTCCTAACAATGCTACTGTCGACGACATTAATAGCTATGTTGTTAACATGAtaccaggaaaagaaaaggagtacCTTAGCTGTGACACAATCTGTAAATCATATGAGTACATACAGGATTACGATTTGCTTTATCCTACTGAATTTCTCAACTCTATAAATGTGAACAACTTTCCAAACCATAGGCTTGTGCTTAAAAAGGGTATCACTGTTATGCTACTGAGAAATCTTAATCAATCGATGGGACTTTGCAATGGCACTAGGTTATTAGTTGATGTGTTAGGACAGTGGGTTCTTCAGTGCACTGTATTGACTGGATCTAAGATTGGTGAAACGGTTTTCATACCAAGGATAGCACTTAACACTACTAGCTCAAAGTGGCCATTTATCTTGCAAAGAAGACAGTTCCCCATACGTGTTTGCTATGCAATGACAATAAACAAGAGCCAGGGCCAAACGTTGTCACACGTTGGGGTTTACTTGAAGAAACCTGTATTCACACATGGCCTGTTATATGTTGCTGTGTCAAGAGCCACTTCACGCAAAGGGCTCAAAATTCTAATTGAGGATGATGATGGTAATTGTTCCTCGGAAAGTAGGAATGTGGTGTATCATGAGATACTTCAGGCAATAGAGGTGACAGTGTGCTCTATAGGATGTTCAAGTGGTTTATCCCTGTTTTCTGGACacgtgtaacaccctgaaaattcgaccgacaaaaatctaaactctaaaaatacggattttcaaaaactttttaaattaattgcatcatgccgatcctattcgcctattttatttggatttgatctcgaagtttattaaccgggagtaaagaatagttaattaggaataaaccataaaaacaagttggtaaaataaatataaactaaaataaagattaggtgtggatagaaataaataaaatattatcgcgaccatatttggatcaattaaatttaaatacgatgggataagaattaaccctaattaaaactcaaataaattatataaaaataagatatgagtaatattaatctagggtggattcattagttaaaataacacaaatattgattaaacttcctatatacaaaaattaggaattatggaatcaaatttaaatagaaaatgggctaaaatcgggaaaataggaaactacactgttcattagcctctaggtgctcgacatggttcccctagccccgccccttcCCCTGCCGCACACGCCCGGCCatgccccgagccccgcgccgccgctgccgcgccgtcgctgtcaccGTCCcgtcgcgccgctcgcccgtcgtctcgccccgtcgccgtcgcgccgcgctaccgtcgcgtcgccgcccgtcgtgtcccgccccgagccgcacgccgccgctgtcgccgcccacccgtcgccatcgccgcctgccgccgcgccgacgtcgccgagccgccccgagcccgcgccgacatcgccaccccgtgccgcgcgtgctgccgtcccgttgccgcgtcgcctcgagccccgcgcagccgtcccgtcgccgcgtcgccgcccgtcgccgtcaagcccgcgccgcgccgtcgctgtcgcgccgtgccgtcgtgacgccgcccatcgcatcccgccccgagccgcgcgccaccgctgtcgccgtcgccatcgacgtcccgtcgccgcgcgcgtcccatcgccgctgccgcgccgcgcgccgtctcgtcgcctcgcgccgcgagcccgccgcctcgcgccccgcgccgccgtcgtttcaccctaccccctccttcccctctctttcttcccctctcccctataaaaaccccggcccaatcccctcctccaccccactccattccctcctcctctccctcttccccttctccacgcaccgccgtcgtcacgccgccgcgccgccgttgtcgtgccgccgcgccgccaccttcgaagccgccgcgccgtcgccccggagccgccgtgccgtgcgtcgccgccttgcgccgccgtcgccgtcgtcgccgccaccgccgccgccggtgagccgtctcccccccctccacctcgcgcccaccgcaGTCGCCGCCCGGGGAAGcaaagagccgagagagag is part of the Oryza glaberrima chromosome 4, OglaRS2, whole genome shotgun sequence genome and encodes:
- the LOC127770409 gene encoding uncharacterized protein LOC127770409 yields the protein MIHGPCGVDNKTCPCMKKGSCSKHFPKTFQAETILDEFGFTVYKRRDDGRYVIKNGKKLDNRNVVPYNMKLLKKYQAHINVEWCNKSNMIKYLFKYVTKGSDRTKCYFETSTQTMNRSNSENNAPRNEIQEYIDARFLSTCEAFWRAYEFDIHYRLPSVERLTVHLPNMNFVRYKKGTDLSALVNSPAAKKTMLTEWFEGNKKHTSAHNLTYCDFPKEWTWDSSARHWRPRTPSEKIGRIYYVSPTAGELYYLRMLLMIVKGACSYADVRTFNGVTYSTFKEACEARGLLDSDNEWHLLFDEAILSANSYQLRQLFVTVLCFAQ